One window of Gemmatimonadaceae bacterium genomic DNA carries:
- a CDS encoding OmpA family protein: MTLSVRLRSAGSLFALAISAAPLFAQTPQAGTVEVNAGVRVSDVGIKSFSSVTSPTGLLGLYLHRNFAVETELSSANGRVTNVPVATRSLSSYTPIHLRGVFSIPVQEQVELLLGLGAVRNEQRWLEPNSPAGSNTAQTVKKFNEYSWASLIGARLGLTDNVAFRAAVTVDGSQFDNGTNRLFNNKRSTNIGGQFGVSYLFNTKPHDADGDGVADKNDKCASTPAGVRVDATGCPLDSDRDGVADFQDKCANTPAGVTVDSTGCPVDSDKDGVADYQDKCANTPAGVRVDATGCPIDSDGDGVADASDRCPNTPRGTQVTAQGCPVPKDSDGDGVMDDADRCASTPAGTRVDATGCPVVNSVLDTAKTLVLEGVNFRTGSAALTPASRTVLLRAADMLKASPTVRVEVGGHTDNTGSARANTRLSAARAASVKRLLVAAGIDASRLETKGYGPSEPRADNRTRAGRALNRRTELKPIRP; the protein is encoded by the coding sequence ATGACGCTATCTGTTCGCCTGCGCTCGGCGGGCTCGCTGTTCGCGCTTGCGATCAGCGCAGCGCCGCTGTTTGCGCAGACGCCCCAGGCTGGTACGGTCGAAGTCAATGCCGGAGTCCGCGTGTCGGACGTCGGCATCAAGAGCTTCTCGTCCGTGACCTCGCCGACCGGCCTGCTCGGCCTGTACTTGCACCGGAACTTCGCCGTCGAGACCGAGCTCTCGTCCGCGAACGGCCGCGTGACCAATGTCCCTGTGGCGACGCGCTCGCTGTCGTCGTACACGCCGATTCATCTCCGCGGTGTTTTCTCGATTCCGGTGCAGGAGCAGGTTGAGCTCCTCCTCGGACTTGGCGCTGTCCGCAATGAGCAGCGGTGGCTGGAACCCAACTCGCCGGCTGGTTCCAACACCGCTCAGACCGTGAAGAAGTTCAATGAGTACAGCTGGGCCTCGCTGATCGGCGCGCGCCTCGGCCTGACCGACAACGTCGCGTTCCGCGCCGCGGTCACGGTGGACGGCTCGCAGTTCGACAACGGCACGAACCGCCTGTTCAACAACAAGCGCAGCACGAACATCGGCGGCCAGTTCGGCGTCAGCTACCTGTTCAACACCAAGCCGCATGATGCTGACGGCGACGGTGTGGCCGACAAGAACGACAAGTGCGCGAGCACGCCGGCAGGTGTGCGTGTCGACGCGACCGGCTGCCCGCTCGACAGCGACCGTGATGGTGTCGCGGACTTCCAGGACAAGTGCGCCAACACGCCGGCTGGCGTGACGGTGGACAGCACTGGCTGCCCGGTCGACAGCGACAAGGACGGCGTCGCGGACTACCAGGACAAGTGCGCGAACACGCCGGCTGGTGTGCGCGTGGATGCCACTGGTTGCCCGATCGACAGCGACGGCGACGGCGTGGCGGATGCCAGCGACCGCTGCCCGAACACGCCGCGTGGCACGCAGGTCACAGCTCAGGGTTGCCCGGTCCCGAAGGACTCGGACGGCGACGGCGTGATGGATGACGCCGACCGCTGCGCGAGCACCCCGGCTGGCACCCGCGTGGATGCCACGGGTTGCCCGGTCGTCAACTCGGTGCTCGACACCGCCAAGACCCTGGTCCTCGAAGGTGTGAACTTCCGCACCGGTTCCGCCGCTCTCACGCCCGCCTCGCGGACCGTGCTGCTGCGTGCCGCCGACATGCTGAAGGCCTCGCCGACGGTCCGTGTCGAGGTTGGTGGCCACACCGACAACACCGGCTCGGCCCGCGCGAACACCCGCCTCTCGGCGGCTCGCGCAGCCTCGGTCAAGCGCCTGCTGGTTGCCGCCGGCATCGACGCCTCGCGTCTCGAGACGAAGGGCTACGGCCCGAGCGAGCCGCGCGCCGACAACCGGACCCGCGCCGGTCGCGCGCTGAACCGCCGCACGGAACTGAAGCCGATCCGCCCGTAA